Proteins encoded in a region of the Globicephala melas chromosome 1, mGloMel1.2, whole genome shotgun sequence genome:
- the LOC115847014 gene encoding late cornified envelope protein 7A-like produces the protein MSCQQNQQKYQLPAKCLPKYPPRHPPKALQALAPCPPPAPSCCVPSCCISGFGSCCSLVSHRFPSVYLCQPQPSNCCEVEPSGCSSCCHSFGATADLQPWRSKRATAKEQSGADITSHSRFYSSLSS, from the coding sequence ATGTCCTGCCAACAAAACCAGCAGAAGTACCAGCTCCCTGCCAAGTGCCTCCCCAAATATCCACCCAGGCACCCCCCAAAGGCTCTTCAGGCCCTGGCTCCCTGCccgcctcctgccccttcctgctgtgtccccagctgcTGTATTTCTGGCTTTGGAAGCTGCTGCTCTCTGGTGTCCCACCGGTTTCCAAGTGTCTACCTATGCCAGCCCCAGCCTTCCAACTGCTGTGAGGTGGAACCCTCTGGATGTTCCAGTTGCTGCCATAGTTTTGGAGCTACAGCTGATCTGCAACCTTGGAGGAGCAAAAGAGCCACAGCCAAAGAACAGTCTGGAGCTGACATCACTTCTCACTCTCGGTTTTATTCGTCCCTCTCCTCCTGA